GAagccccaaagaagatataaccttaaaaaataatagagatatTTTCCATaaggtaaaaaaattaaaccagtAAATATCAataatccaaaggaaaaaatgcTTTAAGAAATAGGTGTTATATTGTATTggttaaattgtttttctctggatttaGATTGTAATTTTAAAggctgcttttatttctttggcttttgGATTGCTGCTTACGTGCCCTCATCCTATCTGAAGTAACATATATTGTTCTTCAATACATAAATGCAATTGGGgagctccttttaaaaaaattcttcaatgaaatttttcttaaagcagaAAATCTTTCTGTAGTATGAATGATTACCAAAAATGGGGATTACTTAAGGTTAAATAGAATTCCTATTTACTTGTAGCTTCTTTTAGTTGGatcctattttttgtttgtttgtttgtttgtttgcttggatTTCTCCTTCAGTTCTCCCTCAATAGGTATGACATGGCCCTTTTTATATATGACCTTGAAAAAGAACAGTGAAGCTAAGAGAACACTGGCCAAACTGTTGGTTCAGGGTCATTCAGCATTTTAATATAGTAGGTCTCACAACTCTATAGTTTTAATCTCACAATTACTGatatgtttctttaaattattgaacaaaataaaaattttaaagggggTTCAAACAGTTTTAAACTTCAGGTAAGAAAATGGCTGCTCTGTCTCAGCATCATTTCATATGTTGAATGCTTATTGTGCTAGGTGCTAGAAATCAAAATAAGAAGCTTTTAGAGCAGAAACTATTAAACAGTGACCCACTTTTCTTTTCCCTGTCATTTGAATTTATACCTTTTTGTTTAATTCCCTAGAGAATATTagttaaattttatagttttttttgagcactataatattttataacaatagaAGGTAGCTtgaaatactatatgctaacagaCAAATGATACATAACCCCTGGGGTAGGAGTCAGCAGGGAGTGTGGCAGAGGCCACCTGTTTAGACTAAGAACCTTTCAGTGGACTGCTGGATGGATTGGATCTGCTGCTTCAGCTGTGAGCCTTCTTTGATGGTGACAGAACAGGCGATAACAAGCCTGGAGACCCCACAGGCTCGCCCCAGGGACTGCTTGGAGCGCACAAACACGTAGGGCACATTCTTGTCCTCACACAGCAGTGGGAGGTGCAGGATGATCTCCAGGGGCTTGGCGTCTGCAGCCATCACGATGAACTCAAAGATGCCTCTCTTGAGGGTTTTGGTGGCCTCATTGGCTCCTTTGCGGAGCTGCTTGTAGTTACATGACTGCTGAACGAGGTCCAATAGTTTCTTGGTGAGGTGGGCATCTGCAAGAGGGTAGGCCTTCAGATTTACATCAGCTTCAGTCATGGCTCCGGTTCCATGGTATCGTCACTCCTCAAGGAGCACAGGCGGCGTCAGAGCTGGAGccagttttacagttttaaataatgTTATCCTAAGTCCAGTTTTACACTTAACAAGTAAGAGCAAGACAAGTAAGAAacctgctcttccttctgcctttacTCTTTATTACAAATTAGTGCTTCTGTCCTAGTCCCCCTAGTTTTAGAGACAAATAAGATTTCTACTTGAGTCATATAATGTAATACTAGATCTGTTAGAAGTGtaagggaagccccacatttagGAATGCCAACTTTGTGGGTTGTGGTTGGAGTAGAATTTTTCTTCTGACAGAAAGGTAATCACTTCTTGGTAGTTAAAAATCGTTGATAGAATTATAGGTaatggggcagggagagaatatatttttattttcttgctctttgtttttactGATGTTTTTTTGAGGACTATCATTAAATAGATGCACTACCCTATTTCTCGGTATTACCACTTAGTTATTTGGGGaccctctatttttttaaatattggagttATTCAGATATTACTAATTGAATTAATATCTATAAACCCAAAGTTGACCTGTTGGGTAGTTGAAAACCTTAAGTGTAGTTGTCATTCTGCTGTCTTAAccaattgggtttttttgtttgttttttaaatctgtttctaCTCTGATGGCAAAGGGGAATATAGAAAACCTTTCTTGAGGGCACTGTGAAAATTACCTGAGAAAGAGTATTTTCTAATGTAATGGATATGTATTATCTGAGAATTTCTATAGttcatttagtttattttagAGCCATAACTTGCTTACTAATAGAGGAAAGATCAGATATGAAAATGAATGGCATACCATAGGCAAAAAGAATAAGTACTCATTCGTATTCTTTCTAATAAGTATCTTGTTTGGGCCTGGATTCCAAGCAGATGATATCCTCCTTTATGCATATTGTGCTAAAAGTAAATTGCTGAATATTGCTTGCTGGTATGTTtcctatctttcttcttttccctgccTTCTTTGTCTTTGCAAGTTCAATTCATGTTGAACATCATTATTTCTGTTCCCTCTaagatacaaaatacaaaatgaaataaaatttcaaaaaatcttaaaatcagcgTAAGTActatttatgtattaaaattacTTATATGACCTTTGAGAGAAATTTTAAGTGACAGTTGGAGAAAGCTCTCATCTTGTCCTTGATACACTTCAGAAAGTACAACTGCTCTTTATAGAAATAAGAAGGatatacatttataaagaaatctAAGTATTATTGGATGGAATCTTGGTATGTACAGTAagattttatttatgaattagaAAATCTTTTGCTACCATAGGAATTCATTTGGTTAACTGAGTGATATACCTCAGTCACGGTTAG
The Physeter macrocephalus isolate SW-GA chromosome 8, ASM283717v5, whole genome shotgun sequence genome window above contains:
- the LOC129392331 gene encoding NHP2-like protein 1; its protein translation is MTEADVNLKAYPLADAHLTKKLLDLVQQSCNYKQLRKGANEATKTLKRGIFEFIVMAADAKPLEIILHLPLLCEDKNVPYVFVRSKQSLGRACGVSRLVIACSVTIKEGSQLKQQIQSIQQSTERFLV